The Neurospora crassa OR74A linkage group IV, whole genome shotgun sequence genome has a segment encoding these proteins:
- a CDS encoding DEAD box family helicase, with translation MSVSMRRLITATRTLSLTTPRSSIWRGTLGSPSSSRSNCHSRSFTGSVRLANALSQQIQLRDYQEECIQSVLAAINQGHKRLGVSLATGAGKTVIFTHLIDRIEPRSDNATQTLIIAHRRELVEQAARHCANTYPHKTVEVEMGNVKASGIADITVASLQSIISGDRLLKFDPSRFKLVLVDEAHHIVAPGYLRTLEHFGLRQKQIDSPHLVGVSATFSRADGLRLGAAIDEIVYHKDYVDMIGDKWLSDVIFTTVDSSVDLSNVKKGAGGDFDIAQLSSVVNSEATNDIAVRTWYAKAGNRKSTLVFCVDLAHVADMTATFRRYGYDARFVTSDTPAKERADILDAFKRFEFPVLVNCGVFTEGTDIPNIDCILMARPTKSRNLLIQMIGRGMRLYPGKENCHIIDMVSSLATGIVTTPTLFGLDPDLLVEEASVEDMKEQGERRAEEEARKETVYYSTERTNPAPQGEWAVTFTEYESVFDLIADSSGERHIRSISQYSWVMIGQDKYVISGPDGSYVKLEKVAPEEEEQGAPPWVAYEVRTLPVSTPSKSPYASPREILKAETFADAVHGADSFLASSAGQGKYPRNFIHRGMKWRDDPATDGQIKFINRTIRRGQEPVEPTDVTRGAASDMITKFKHGARGRFADLSAVKKRKKKQILLLEKDKRLRETVSVGSVAAMAL, from the exons ATGAGTGTCTCTATGAGAAGGCTCATAACAGCCACAAGGACATTGAGCCTTACGACACCACGTAGCTCAATATGGAGAGGAACGTTGGGcagcccatcatcatcacgatCAAATTGCCACTCACGATCATTCACAGGCTCAGTCCGTCTGGCAAACGCCCTGTCACAACAAATCCAACTTCGTGATTATCAAGAAGAATGCATCCAGTCCGTCCTGGCAGCGATCAACCAGGGTCACAAACGGCTGGGAGTCTCATTAGCTACCGGTGCTGGTAAAACC GTCATTTTCACCCACCTCATTGACCGCATCGAGCCTCGTTCTGACAATGCCACCCAAACCCTCATCATCGCCCACCGCCGGGAACTAGTCGAGCAAGCCGCCCGTCACTGCGCCAACACCTACCCGCACAAGACGGTCGAAGTCGAGATGGGCAACGTCAAAGCCTCCGGCATCGCCGACATTACTGTCGCTAGTCTGCAGTCCATCATCTCCGGTGATCGTCTGCTCAAGTTCGACCCATCGCGCTTCAAGCTCGTCCTCGTTGACGAAGCCCACCACATTGTCGCCCCCGGCTACCTGCGCACCCTCGAGCACTTTGGTCTCCGACAAAAGCAGATCGACTCGCCCCATCTGGTCGGCGTCTCGGCCACTTTCTCGAGAGCAGACGGTCTCCGGTTGGGAGCAGCTATCGATGAAATTGTCTACCACAAGGACTACGTTGACATGATTGGCGACAAATGGTTGTCCGACGTCATTTTCACCACCGTCGACTCATCGGTAGACCTGAGCAATGTCAAGAAGGGTGCGGGAGGAGACTTTGACATAGCACAGCTTTCTAGCGTCGTCAATTCCGAGGCAACCAACGACATCGCTGTGCGTACTTGGTACGCCAAAGCAGGTAACCGCAAGTCCACACTGGTGTTTTGCGTCGACCTCGCCCACGTAGCGGACATGACGGCCACATTCAGGCGATACGGCTACGACGCGCGGTTTGTGACGAGTGACACGCCCGCCAAGGAGCGGGCCGACATTTTGGACGCGTTTAAAAGGTTCGAATTCCCTGTGCTGGTGAACTGCGGGGTGTTCACGGAGGGGACGGATATCCCAAATATCGACTGTATCTTAATGGCGAGGCCGACAAAGTCAAGGAACCTGCTGATTCAGATGATTGGACGCGGCATGAGGTTGTACCCCGGCAAGGAGAATTGTCATATTATCGATATGGTATCAAGCTTGGCGACGGGAATCGTCACGACACCAACGCTGTTTGGGCTCGATCCGGATCtgttggtggaggaagcGTCGGTGGAGGATATGAAGGAACAAGGAGAGCGAagggcagaggaggaggcaaggAAGGAGACTGTCTATTACTCGACTGAGCGCACAAATCCGGCGCCGCAGGGTGAATGGGCTGTTACCTTCACCGAGTACGAGTCGGTCTTTGACTTGATTGCCGACTCGTCGGGCGAGAGACACATCCGCTCGATCAGCCAGTACTCCTGGGTGATGATCGGGCAGGACAAGTATGTTATCAGTGGCCCTGACGGCTCCTACGTCAAGCTGGAGAAGGTTGCgcccgaggaagaagagcaaggGGCACCACCATGGGTTGCCTACGAAGTGCGCACGCTGCCTGTGTCCACGCCATCCAAATCTCCCTATGCGTCACCACGCGAGATCCTAAAGGCCGAAACATTTGCCGACGCCGTTCACGGTGCCGACAGCTTTCTTGCCTCATCAGCTGGACAAGGAAAGTACCCTCGCAACTTTATCCACAGAGGTATGAAGTGGCGCGATGATCCCGCAACCGACGGCCAGATTAAGTTTATCAACCGGACGATTCGTCGCGGGCAGGAGCCGGTCGAGCCCACGGATGTCACGAGAGGTGCGGCGTCGGATATGATCACCAAGTTTAAGCATGGGGCGCGTGGCAGGTTTGCGGACTTGTCGGCGGTcaagaagcggaagaagaagcagatcTTGTTGCTTGAGAAGGACAAACGACTACGCGAGACGGTGTCAGTTGGGTCTGTTGCGGCTATGGCACTCTAG
- a CDS encoding DUF455 domain-containing protein — MASTVPSPEPASPPPPAAAAAAAAAAPKPSSLKSPWTPPPLSSHNTALAIIPPPHLWAPINALRSLYDKAYTKWPPHINLVYPFVEPEDLQDTMELAPRGVLEGRRKRNEARGIKLDEGAQAWTVGGPDGKQQQFGRCHPGGGGGGGGGPVVFEEEDKVRVRLDGVGVFEHRKKHNTIYRCDETNLTSTSSSLSRLRAEILGELGYHQQVEGEYKPHMTIAQSEDSRSSAHKFLVEKVGLLPTVEWEVEQVWVLVRDQSDGPSKGKMKVWGTINLGEEVGCSIHENPVDWEEALKMDAGWEGEERDVEEMQRNWRFDEERGVWVRDDAGKGEEETKTPELLSIASWNVLADFEHSSSSSNDQEARYRLILRNLLSPSAKADILLLQEVTDSFLCFILSPSNTSPESQALRHLYPYVSHPPPSQPDASPLPNFLNQVILSKHPFSWSWLPFARKHKGSVIARFPTIHGSNPGQPLVLAAVHLSHGLTDMTVAAKKGEMQRVIGHLKEKFPENPWVVAGDFNLTSSSWTVEQAVKAGKISRETMATLNSVERMWKEEEGLGVEDAWVVGRAALGEGWTQEEEDIMDDRDEEGEDNMLFSGEQGATYDPTRNDVAAKVVGSGGNMRPQRYDRILVRGQQVLRIGRFNRFGFLKSDQEKGQGHEMGQYGSDHWGVRCLLKIVQQDTTEQTEKAAEEKSGATTLETSIKLVTPLDGPLSEPGSLKEAMAELNILPSQEETDKRKAAFQALKAILLDTPPPSQSPQPPTTDLTTTSETQPRSNQPPLIITPVGSFALGVHTSSSDIDVLAIGPFSTTTFFSLAIQRLRRASSSPLYSQEHQPKILRRISSSTGTMLELSLCQIKFDLQYCPAAHIASHWPRILSTAPPGNAVWSLPALTLTKLKAARDLDYLRRTVPDLAVFRQAHRAVRSWAKGRGVYAQRFGYLGGIQISVMLARVYKALALGAGGVSGVGVEELVASFFEEYAQFDWEKDMVYDEVCPWLRLKREKGGEKEVYRRTGREAMVVLGWFGPGLNTSGQASVWSVRTLKDEFKRARDLLVKGEVKSWKEFLKGSGAEEFLTGYKSYVKVDVQYWGLSSSKGAQFVGWLESRCVMLLVDLHRRAPGVYVRMWPGRFVEADTASQQAENDEQTATEGTGPRDYQASYLLGLDADTTTSKEDLKLALGAIQTALQRFEEAIRSDEKYFDASSSWMSASIVKRSELRNLQLDTRNDWVGEYTPGEDESDSDPEDDDEEDASLLEDLDDTAPKKKKGKNKKPIEETQQPRLEPGPKLRSAGDVMNRLRWDSAIDSSDYVVGYEDRFLGVKERALDMWKTEQTDEEFIPQHRIVYFKRRSDGQVVWDRKTKKDEVFGSGL; from the coding sequence aTGGCGTCCACGGTTCCCTCCCCAGAAcccgcttctcctcctcctcctgctgctgctgctgctgctgctgctgctgctccaaaACCATCCTCATTAAAATCACCCTGGACACCACCCCCCCTCTCATCCCACAACACAGCCCTCGCCATAattccccctccccatctCTGGGCCCCGATCAATGCCCTTCGCTCCCTCTACGACAAAGCATACACTAAATGGCCACCTCACATCAACCTCGTCTACCCCTTTGTCGAGCCAGAAGATCTGCAAGATACAATGGAGTTGGCTCCGAGGGGGGTTCttgaggggaggaggaaaagaaatgagGCAAGGGGTATAAAGCTGGATGAGGGGGCGCAGGCATGGACGGTGGGGGGGCCTGAtgggaagcagcagcagttcgGACGATGCCacccaggaggaggaggaggaggaggtgggggGCCGGTTGtgtttgaggaggaggataaagtGAGGGTGAGGTTGGATGGGGTGGGGGTTTTTGAGCACAGGAAGAAGCATAATACGATATATCGGTGTGACGAAACTAACCTCACAAgcacgtcgtcgtcgttgtcaaGACTGAGAGCGGAAATACTTGGGGAATTGGGATACCACCAGCAGGTTGAAGGCGAATACAAACCGCACATGACAATTGCCCAGTCTGAAGACAGCCGATCCTCAGCACACAAGTTCCTGGTGGAAAAAGTGGGATTGCTGCCGACGGTGGAGTGGGAGGTTGAGCAGGTTTGGGTGTTGGTTAGGGATCAGAGCGATGGTCCTAGTAAGGGGAAGATGAAGGTTTGGGGCACGATAAActtgggggaggaggtgggatgTTCGATACATGAGAATCCGGTTGATTGGGAGGAGGCTTTGAAAATGGATGCGGggtgggagggggaggagagggatgtGGAGGAGATGCAGAGGAATTGGAGGTTTGATGAGGAGAGGGGGGTTTGGGTGAGGGATGATGCTgggaagggagaggaagagacaaAGACGCCAGAATTGCTAAGCATAGCATCCTGGAACGTCCTTGCTGATTTCGAgcactcctcttcttcatccaacGATCAAGAAGCTCGATACCGCCTCATCCTCCGCAACCTCCTATCTCCTAGCGCCAAAGCAGatattcttctccttcaagaAGTCACAGACTCTTTCCTTTGTTTCATTCTCTCCCCCTCCAACACATCTCCCGAATCCCAGGCCTTACGACACCTCTACCCTTACGTCtcccacccccctccctctcaaCCCGATGcatctcccctccccaactTTCTCAACCAAGTTATCTTGTCCAAACACCCCTTCTCCTGGTCTTGGCTCCCTTTTGCTAGGAAGCACAAAGGCTCTGTCATTGCCCGGTTTCCTACCATCCACGGAAGCAATCCTGGTCAGCCCCTCGTGCTGGCAGCGGTTCATTTGAGTCATGGACTGACGGACATGACTGTAGCTGCcaagaagggagagatgCAGCGGGTAATTGGGCATCTGAAGGAGAAATTTCCGGAGAATCCGTGGGTGGTTGCCGGGGACTTCAATCTGACATCTTCAAGCTGGACTGTTGAGCAAGCTGTGAAAGCTGGGAAGATTTCCCGGGAAACCATGGCGACACTGAATAGTGTCGAAAGGAtgtggaaggaggaagagggccTAGGGGTGGAAGACGCTTGGGTGGTAGGTCGTGCTGCTTTGGGAGAGGGATGGActcaagaagaggaggacatcATGGACGACAgggacgaggaaggagaggataaTATGTTGTTTTCCGGCGAGCAAGGAGCTACCTACGATCCGACCAGGAATGATGTCGCAGCCAAGGTGGTGGGTAGTGGAGGGAATATGCGGCCGCAGAGGTATGATCGGATTTTGGTCAGGGGTCAACAGGTGTTGAGGATCGGGAGGTTCAATCGGTTTGGATTCCTCAAGAGTGATCAGGAGAAAGGACAGGGTCATGAGATGGGGCAGTATGGGAGTGATCATTGGGGGGTGAGGTGTCTTTTAAAGATTGTTCAGCAGGATACCACTGAGCAGACTGAGAAGGCGGCTGAGGAAAAGAGCGGTGCCACTACGTTAGAAACGTCTATCAAGCTGGTTACACCACTCGACGGCCCTCTCTCCGAGCCAGGATCGCTGAAAGAGGCCATGGCTGAGCTCAacatccttccttcccagGAAGAGACAGACAAGCGCAAAGCAGCTTTCCAAGCCCTCAAGGCCATCCTCCTTGACACACCTCCCCCGAGTCAGTCTCCCCAGCCACCAACCACCGATCTTACTACCACCTCCGAGACCCAACCCCGATCCAACCAGCCGCCCTTGATCATAACCCCTGTCGGTTCCTTCGCTCTCGGAGTtcacacctcctcctctgacATCGACGTCCTAGCCATCGGTCccttctccaccaccaccttcttctccctcgccatCCAACGTCTCCGGCgcgcctcctcttccccgcTCTACTCTCAGGAACACCAACCCAAAATCCTCCGCCGCATCTCTTCCTCAACCGGCACCATGCTCGAACTCTCCCTCTGCCAAATCAAATTCGACCTGCAATACTGTCCCGCGGCACACATTGCCTCGCACTGGCCTCGCATCTTATCAACAGCCCCGCCTGGAAACGCCGTCTGGTCTTTGCCAGCGCTGACGCTGACGAAACTGAAAGCGGCCAGGGATCTGGATTATTTGCGGCGGACGGTGCCTGACTTGGCAGTGTTTAGGCAAGCCCATAGAGCTGTGAGGAGCTGGGCGAAAGGTAGGGGGGTGTATGCCCAGCGGTTTGGGTATTTGGGAGGGATACAGATCTCGGTCATGTTGGCAAGGGTATATAAAGCTCTTGCGCTTGGGGCTGGGGGAGTTAGTGGTGTTGGGGTGGAGGAGTTGGTGGCGAGTTTCTTTGAAGAGTATGCTCAGTTTGATTGGGAGAAGGATATGGTGTATGATGAGGTTTGTCCTTGGTTGAGGCTGAAGCGGGAAAAaggaggggagaaggaggtgtaTAGACGAACGGGGAGGGAGGCGATGGTTGTGCTTGGGTGGTTTGGACCGGGACTGAACACTAGCGGGCAGGCGAGTGTTTGGAGTGTTAGGACGCTGAAGGACGAGTTTAAGCGGGCGAGGGACTTGTTGGTGAAGGGAGAAGTGAAGAGCTGGAAGGAGTTTTTAAAGGGAAGTGGTGCAGAGGAGTTCTTGACGGGGTACAAGAGCTATGTCAAGGTTGATGTGCAGTATTGGGgattgtcgtcgtcgaaggGTGCGCAGTTTGTGGGCTGGTTGGAGAGTCGGTGCGTGATGCTCCTTGTTGATCTTCATAGGAGGGCACCCGGGGTGTATGTCAGGATGTGGCCTGGACGCTTTGTCGAGGCCGACACTGCCTCTCAACAAGCCGAAAATGATGAGCAGACGGCCACCGAAGGAACCGGACCCCGCGACTACCAAGCCTCCTACCTCCTGGGCCTCGACGCCGATACCACTACCAGCAAAGAAGACCTCAAACTCGCGCTTGGCGCCATCCAAACCGCGCTTCAACGCTTTGAGGAAGCCATCCGGTCAGACGAGAAGTATTTTGATGCCTCGAGCAGCTGGATGAGCGCCAGCATAGTGAAACGCTCCGAACTGCGCAACCTCCAACTCGACACTCGCAACGACTGGGTAGGCGAGTACACTCCTGGCGAAGACGAGTCAGACTCTGACCctgaggatgacgacgaggaagacgcTTCATTGCTTGAGGACCTCGACGACACCGctccgaagaagaaaaagggcaAAAACAAGAAACCGATAGAGGAGACGCAGCAACCAAGACTGGAACCAGGCCCGAAGCTTCGCTCGGCAGGGGACGTGATGAACAGACTACGCTGGGACTCGGCCATCGACAGTTCTGACTACGTGGTTGGTTACGAGGATCGGTTCCTAGGAGTGAAGGAGAGAGCACTGGATATGTGGAAGACGGAGCAGACGGATGAGGAATTCATCCCGCAGCATCGCATTGTGTAtttcaagaggaggagtgaTGGACAGGTGGTGTGGGAtcggaagacgaagaaggatgaggtTTTTGGGAGTGGGTTGTAG